The proteins below come from a single Carnobacterium divergens DSM 20623 genomic window:
- a CDS encoding NAD(P)/FAD-dependent oxidoreductase, giving the protein MAKTKIVILGAGYAGLRTLKQVQKEHLDAEITIVNKNEYHYEATYLHEVASGANPPEKISFPIMSVVDQKQTNFIQDTVVMVNKDEKTVELAKNGTIEFDYLVFALGFESESFGITGVDEFALPMVDIPTAVKVREHMHAQFAKYNETKDETLLSIVVCGAGFTSIEYLGELTQQMPKLVKEYNLPADKISITCIEAMPTLLPMFVEKLSTYGIQKLKDRGVKFLVGTPIKEVTPEAVVYQENDELKEVKAKTIVWTTGVKGSSLVGKSGFEERRGRVMVAEDLTAPGYPTIFIIGDCSAVMDKTCDRPFPTTAQIALKQADNVAKNLAAKIKNQPIVPFTFKSQGSVCSIGNNEAIGEVMGHNLKGYPASMMKKVIENKSLMTTGGMKVMFEKGRFDLYH; this is encoded by the coding sequence ATGGCTAAAACAAAAATCGTTATTTTAGGTGCAGGCTATGCTGGTTTAAGAACTTTAAAGCAAGTTCAAAAAGAACACCTTGATGCGGAAATCACAATTGTAAATAAAAATGAGTACCATTATGAAGCGACTTATTTACATGAAGTTGCAAGTGGAGCAAATCCACCAGAAAAAATCAGCTTTCCAATTATGAGTGTTGTTGATCAAAAACAAACAAACTTTATTCAAGATACTGTTGTCATGGTCAACAAAGATGAAAAAACGGTTGAGCTAGCAAAAAATGGCACAATCGAATTTGACTATCTAGTCTTTGCATTAGGTTTTGAATCTGAATCATTTGGTATTACCGGAGTAGACGAATTTGCTTTACCGATGGTTGATATCCCCACTGCTGTAAAAGTAAGAGAGCATATGCATGCTCAATTTGCAAAATACAATGAAACAAAAGACGAAACACTATTAAGTATCGTTGTATGTGGAGCTGGTTTTACAAGTATTGAATATCTTGGAGAATTAACGCAACAAATGCCAAAATTAGTTAAAGAATACAATTTACCAGCTGATAAAATTTCAATTACGTGTATTGAAGCAATGCCAACCTTATTGCCAATGTTTGTTGAAAAATTATCAACTTATGGCATTCAAAAATTAAAAGACCGTGGCGTTAAATTCTTAGTTGGCACACCAATTAAAGAAGTAACTCCAGAAGCAGTTGTTTATCAAGAAAATGATGAATTAAAAGAAGTAAAAGCAAAAACAATCGTTTGGACAACCGGCGTTAAAGGCAGTAGCCTTGTTGGAAAATCAGGATTTGAAGAACGTCGTGGCCGTGTGATGGTAGCAGAAGATTTAACTGCCCCAGGTTACCCAACTATCTTTATTATTGGCGATTGCTCTGCCGTAATGGATAAAACTTGTGACCGTCCATTCCCAACAACCGCACAAATTGCGTTGAAACAAGCTGACAATGTAGCGAAAAATTTAGCTGCAAAAATAAAGAACCAACCAATTGTACCCTTTACATTTAAATCACAAGGCTCTGTTTGTTCAATCGGGAACAACGAAGCGATTGGTGAAGTAATGGGACATAACTTGAAAGGCTATCCAGCATCAATGATGAAAAAAGTCATTGAAAACAAATCATTAATGACAACTGGCGGCATGAAAGTCATGTTTGAAAAAGGTCGCTTTGATTTATATCATTAA
- a CDS encoding DUF1149 family protein, giving the protein MNILRGQVSVDKYNFELVEGEPSLTTNVEVKINEVVPSDEADKNILENGKIFRIEVPFALELDRFKIEGLISQIAQIEEFFGQPNELEVDTMRELSKPLIDYIERLTYEVTEIAFDEPGVTLNFESN; this is encoded by the coding sequence ATGAACATTTTAAGAGGACAGGTTTCAGTAGATAAATACAATTTTGAATTAGTTGAAGGCGAGCCATCGTTAACTACGAATGTTGAAGTGAAAATTAATGAAGTCGTACCATCAGATGAAGCCGATAAAAATATTTTAGAAAACGGAAAAATTTTCCGTATTGAAGTACCATTTGCACTAGAATTAGATCGTTTTAAAATCGAAGGGTTGATCAGCCAAATTGCTCAAATCGAAGAATTTTTTGGACAACCAAATGAATTGGAAGTAGACACAATGCGTGAACTTTCAAAACCTTTAATCGACTATATCGAACGCCTAACTTATGAAGTAACCGAAATAGCTTTTGATGAACCTGGTGTAACATTAAATTTTGAATCGAATTAA
- a CDS encoding prenyltransferase — MKFKTFLELVEIQAKTASILPYFMGIIYAWYHYQELHLLNLLLFFIAMFLFNMAVDAIDNYMDYKKASKEHNYREEVNIIGRENIPIQLVGTLIVIMVVISAGLGLYLVKQTGWPLLYMGLYCYFIGIFYSSGPKPISSMPLGEVFSGFTMGFMIYLISIYVNAYNVMTFDSQTFFIILFASIPNMFAIANLMLANNICDLEEDVTNKRFTLPYYLGKANALKLFKWLYILAFVSLIISVYVGIYPKMMLVTLLAIPFVNKNVTKFLHVQDKRKTFVCAVQNLALMTTLQVVTFLIGIWVNF; from the coding sequence ATGAAATTTAAAACTTTTTTAGAATTAGTTGAAATACAAGCAAAGACTGCAAGCATCTTGCCCTATTTTATGGGCATCATTTATGCATGGTATCATTATCAAGAGCTTCATTTATTGAATCTGCTGCTCTTTTTTATAGCGATGTTTCTATTTAATATGGCAGTGGATGCGATTGACAATTATATGGATTATAAGAAAGCGTCAAAGGAGCACAATTACCGTGAAGAGGTTAATATCATTGGACGTGAAAATATTCCAATTCAATTAGTAGGAACGTTGATTGTCATTATGGTTGTCATTTCAGCAGGGCTAGGTCTTTATCTAGTGAAACAAACGGGTTGGCCGTTACTCTACATGGGATTATATTGTTATTTTATCGGTATTTTTTATTCCTCTGGTCCAAAGCCGATTTCAAGTATGCCTTTAGGAGAAGTTTTTTCAGGTTTCACAATGGGCTTTATGATTTATTTAATCAGTATTTATGTAAATGCGTATAATGTGATGACGTTCGATAGTCAGACATTCTTTATTATACTATTTGCATCGATTCCGAATATGTTTGCAATTGCTAATTTGATGTTAGCCAATAATATTTGTGATTTAGAAGAAGATGTGACGAACAAACGCTTCACATTGCCTTATTATCTAGGAAAAGCCAATGCATTAAAGCTCTTTAAATGGCTGTATATTCTAGCTTTCGTATCATTAATTATTTCAGTTTATGTCGGAATTTATCCAAAAATGATGTTAGTGACATTACTTGCCATTCCGTTTGTTAATAAAAATGTCACCAAATTTTTACACGTACAAGACAAGCGTAAAACCTTTGTCTGTGCCGTTCAAAATCTAGCCTTGATGACCACCTTACAAGTCGTTACATTTTTAATAGGAATATGGGTGAATTTTTAA
- a CDS encoding polyprenyl synthetase family protein: MPIHPMWENFPAIKDDLAESYAVMEKKVRIRNKEVETTIHDLLHSGGKLLRPAYFILFSRFGSATKKKHKKLIYTAASLEILHMATLIHDDIIDDSPTRRGTPTVQAKYGKDIAVYTGDFLFTVYFDLIADSTDSFSTIKLNAFTMKRILIGELDQMHLRYNTDVTLRQYLRRVTGKTAQLFSLSCFEGAQMGKADLKVITSSHHIGHNIGIAFQILDDILDYTENSEVLKKPVLEDVKQGVYSLPLILAMRGHQKEFAPYLKNGAAMSQEDVTMVLSLIDKYQGVEEAKNLAERYTNKALKGINHLPEQPEKQLLLALTKQLLNRNY, encoded by the coding sequence ATGCCAATTCATCCTATGTGGGAAAATTTTCCAGCAATCAAAGACGATTTAGCTGAAAGCTACGCAGTGATGGAAAAAAAAGTTCGAATTCGTAATAAAGAAGTTGAAACTACCATTCATGACCTCCTACATTCTGGTGGGAAATTATTACGCCCTGCTTACTTTATTCTTTTTTCACGTTTTGGTAGCGCCACAAAGAAAAAACATAAAAAATTAATTTATACTGCCGCTTCACTTGAAATATTACACATGGCAACATTGATACATGACGATATTATTGATGATTCTCCTACTAGAAGAGGAACACCAACAGTACAAGCAAAATACGGAAAAGATATTGCCGTGTATACGGGAGATTTCCTTTTCACCGTTTATTTTGATTTGATCGCTGATTCAACAGATTCTTTTAGTACCATAAAATTAAATGCCTTCACAATGAAACGCATCTTAATTGGAGAGTTAGATCAAATGCATCTACGCTACAACACAGATGTGACTCTTCGCCAATACTTACGACGTGTTACTGGTAAAACAGCTCAACTTTTTTCATTAAGCTGCTTTGAAGGCGCTCAGATGGGAAAGGCTGATTTAAAGGTAATTACTAGCAGCCATCATATCGGACATAATATTGGAATTGCCTTTCAAATTCTAGATGATATTTTAGACTATACTGAAAACAGTGAAGTCTTAAAAAAACCTGTCTTAGAAGATGTGAAGCAAGGAGTTTACTCTCTACCGTTGATTCTAGCAATGCGCGGCCATCAAAAGGAATTTGCTCCTTATTTAAAAAATGGTGCTGCTATGAGTCAAGAGGATGTCACGATGGTTCTTTCCTTAATCGACAAATACCAAGGCGTTGAAGAAGCTAAGAATTTAGCAGAACGCTACACAAATAAAGCTTTAAAAGGGATTAATCATTTACCTGAACAACCTGAAAAACAACTTTTATTAGCTTTAACGAAACAGTTACTTAATCGAAATTATTAA
- the cydC gene encoding thiol reductant ABC exporter subunit CydC, with amino-acid sequence MNKKMMLKMRQTFSEDSWVKPYMAKYRKLLYLVLFLGFMTLFCGSALMFVSGYLISRSASLPENIMLVYVPIVLTRAFGIGRPTFRYVERLVSHNWVLKMTSDLRVKLYRSLEKEAIFFKGKYKTGDILAILAEDIDHIQNLYLRTIFPTLISWGIYILVVIGLGFFSIPFALMMLLMLAVVTILMPLVSVLVNGARMYAQKTARNGLYDQLTDAVLGVGDWLFSGRKHDFITSYEASEAEVRDYDEKIKRFDRVRDFLVQLCFGLIALAVLVWTSTVFQGNHGGGANWIAAFVLAVFPLIDAFAPIPQAISELPIYGDSVERMNDLPKIDDSADEASERALGLTEEVFQELQIQHVSFSYEETNKTIIDDLSITLAKGEKLALLGKSGAGKSTLGKILRGDLMPTAGEITINGIPTYEFGDGISNWIGVINQNPYLFDTTVLNNVRLGNIKATDEEVIAALYQVGLGEMIASLPEGFHTLVEEAGGRFSGGERQRLALARILLQDNPIVLLDEPTVGLDPITEQRLLDTLFDVLKDKTIIWITHHLQGVNQMDQVIFLENGKIEIFGTPTELLATNERYQTLYRLDRGE; translated from the coding sequence ATGAATAAAAAAATGATGCTAAAAATGCGTCAAACATTTAGCGAAGATAGCTGGGTTAAGCCTTATATGGCAAAATATCGTAAATTATTATACCTTGTTTTATTCTTAGGGTTTATGACGCTATTTTGTGGAAGTGCGTTGATGTTTGTTTCAGGATACTTAATTAGTCGCTCGGCTAGTTTACCTGAAAATATTATGCTGGTTTATGTTCCCATTGTACTAACGAGAGCCTTCGGGATTGGCAGACCAACGTTTCGTTACGTTGAGCGCTTAGTTAGTCATAACTGGGTGTTGAAAATGACCTCTGATTTACGTGTGAAATTGTATCGTTCTTTAGAAAAAGAAGCAATCTTCTTTAAAGGAAAATACAAGACGGGAGATATTTTAGCTATTTTAGCAGAAGATATCGATCACATCCAAAACTTGTATTTACGAACTATTTTTCCAACACTGATTTCATGGGGTATTTATATTTTAGTGGTGATTGGATTGGGCTTCTTTTCAATTCCATTTGCACTGATGATGTTGTTGATGCTAGCTGTTGTTACAATTTTAATGCCATTAGTATCGGTTTTAGTGAACGGTGCAAGAATGTACGCTCAAAAAACCGCTCGTAATGGTTTATACGATCAATTAACAGATGCGGTTTTAGGTGTAGGCGATTGGCTATTTAGTGGCAGAAAGCATGACTTTATCACTAGTTATGAAGCGAGTGAAGCAGAAGTTCGTGATTACGATGAAAAAATCAAACGATTTGATCGTGTTCGTGATTTCTTAGTTCAGCTTTGCTTTGGGTTAATTGCACTAGCTGTTTTAGTTTGGACAAGTACGGTTTTTCAAGGGAATCATGGCGGTGGTGCCAACTGGATTGCCGCTTTCGTGCTAGCCGTTTTTCCATTAATTGATGCTTTTGCACCGATTCCTCAAGCTATTTCTGAATTGCCTATTTATGGTGATTCAGTGGAACGTATGAATGATTTGCCTAAGATCGATGATTCTGCTGATGAAGCAAGTGAACGCGCCCTAGGATTAACAGAAGAGGTCTTTCAAGAGCTTCAAATCCAGCATGTGTCATTTTCTTATGAAGAAACCAATAAAACGATTATTGATGATTTATCGATTACTTTAGCAAAAGGGGAAAAACTTGCGTTGTTAGGTAAAAGTGGCGCTGGTAAAAGTACGCTTGGGAAAATACTTCGTGGCGATTTAATGCCAACAGCAGGCGAAATAACGATTAATGGTATTCCAACTTATGAATTTGGCGATGGCATTTCAAATTGGATTGGAGTTATTAATCAAAATCCATATTTATTTGATACGACTGTGTTAAATAATGTCCGCTTAGGAAATATAAAAGCAACGGACGAAGAAGTGATTGCAGCGCTTTATCAAGTGGGTTTAGGTGAAATGATTGCAAGTTTACCAGAAGGCTTTCATACGTTAGTAGAAGAAGCTGGTGGCCGCTTTTCTGGAGGCGAAAGACAACGTTTAGCTTTGGCACGGATTCTATTGCAGGATAACCCAATTGTGCTGTTAGACGAGCCTACAGTAGGCTTAGATCCGATCACAGAACAAAGATTGCTAGATACGTTGTTTGATGTGTTGAAGGATAAAACGATTATCTGGATTACCCATCATTTACAAGGTGTCAATCAAATGGATCAAGTAATTTTTCTTGAAAATGGGAAAATTGAGATTTTTGGCACACCAACAGAGCTTTTAGCTACAAATGAACGTTACCAAACGTTATATCGTTTAGATCGAGGAGAATAA